A genomic segment from Alistipes senegalensis JC50 encodes:
- a CDS encoding nucleoside permease encodes MGIKFRLIVMNFLQYAIWGSWLISLGAYIGGLGFSGLQIGSFFATMGVASLFMPAVMGIIADRWVPAQKLLGICHLVSGGFLIAAAAQTQYAPLYSCMLLSVMFYMPTIALSNSVAYNALDLAKLDSVKHFPPIRVWGTVGFIAAMWFVDLVHIGGVQIKLTAWQLYVAAALSFVLAVYSFTLPACAVNRGVRKQSWVDTLGLRAFALFKEKRMAVFFIFSMLLGAALQITNAFGDSYIQNFGTMPQYADSAIVKHSVILLSLSQMSETFCILLIPFFLRRFGIKKVMLISMLAWVLRFGFFGVGNPGSGAVFLILSMIVYGVAFDFFNISGSLFVEKETSREIRSSAQGVFMIMTNGFGAFFGSYAAGAVVDAFHWPDSWFIFAGYALAVAVVFALVFKYKHDPAEMEGVSH; translated from the coding sequence ATGGGAATTAAATTCCGGCTTATCGTCATGAACTTCCTCCAGTATGCGATCTGGGGTTCGTGGCTCATCTCGCTGGGGGCCTATATCGGGGGGCTCGGTTTCTCCGGATTGCAGATAGGTAGCTTTTTCGCTACGATGGGCGTCGCCTCGCTGTTCATGCCCGCCGTTATGGGAATCATCGCCGACCGCTGGGTTCCGGCACAGAAACTGCTGGGCATCTGCCACCTCGTCAGCGGCGGGTTCCTCATCGCCGCGGCCGCGCAGACCCAATATGCGCCGCTGTACAGCTGCATGCTGCTGAGCGTGATGTTCTACATGCCGACCATTGCGCTGTCGAACTCCGTGGCCTACAACGCCCTCGATCTGGCGAAACTCGACAGCGTAAAGCACTTCCCGCCCATCCGCGTGTGGGGCACCGTGGGATTCATCGCCGCCATGTGGTTCGTCGATCTGGTGCATATCGGCGGCGTGCAGATCAAACTCACCGCCTGGCAGCTGTATGTCGCGGCGGCGTTGTCGTTCGTGCTGGCCGTCTACTCGTTCACGCTGCCCGCATGCGCCGTCAACCGCGGCGTGCGCAAGCAGTCGTGGGTCGATACGCTGGGACTGCGCGCCTTCGCGCTCTTCAAGGAGAAGCGCATGGCCGTCTTCTTCATCTTCTCGATGCTGCTGGGCGCCGCGCTCCAGATCACCAATGCCTTCGGCGACAGTTATATCCAGAATTTCGGAACGATGCCCCAGTATGCCGATTCGGCCATCGTGAAACATTCGGTGATCCTGCTCTCGCTGTCGCAGATGTCCGAAACGTTCTGCATCCTGCTGATTCCCTTCTTCCTCCGGCGTTTCGGAATCAAGAAGGTGATGCTGATCTCGATGCTGGCCTGGGTGCTGCGCTTCGGCTTCTTCGGCGTGGGAAACCCCGGTTCGGGAGCCGTGTTCCTCATCCTCTCGATGATCGTCTACGGCGTGGCGTTCGACTTCTTCAACATCTCGGGGTCGCTCTTCGTCGAAAAGGAGACCAGCCGCGAGATACGTTCTTCGGCGCAGGGCGTCTTTATGATTATGACCAACGGCTTCGGCGCCTTCTTCGGGTCGTATGCCGCGGGCGCCGTGGTGGATGCCTTCCATTGGCCCGATTCGTGGTTCATCTTCGCGGGATACGCCCTCGCGGTGGCTGTCGTCTTCGCACTCGTCTTCAAATACAAGCACGACCCCGCCGAAATGGAGGGTGTGAGCCATTAG
- a CDS encoding nitroreductase family protein, giving the protein MEISIRESCIRCGRCVKVCPSQIFEQEGAGAPVTLCNPGSCIVCGHCVAACPTGSVAHEAFPPERVHAADYAALPTPEQVELLMAVRRSNRALKRTPVPQEMLDRIVAAADRAPTASNARQLGYTLVTDPEKLRGITEYTLGVFGKLEKRLRSPLVRPWLSRIVPEVYRYVPVFERLRREYAEGRDRVLRGATAVLFIHAPKENRFGAEDANLACQNASLMAEALGVSQIYMGFVLTALRQDRAARLNGMLGLEGRRICAAMAFGMPQFRYPNYIDRKPAEVTHL; this is encoded by the coding sequence ATGGAGATTTCGATCCGGGAGAGCTGCATCCGCTGCGGCCGTTGCGTGAAGGTGTGCCCTTCGCAGATTTTCGAACAGGAGGGAGCCGGGGCTCCGGTGACGCTGTGCAACCCCGGGAGTTGCATCGTCTGCGGTCATTGCGTGGCCGCCTGTCCCACGGGGTCGGTGGCGCACGAGGCGTTCCCGCCAGAACGGGTGCACGCCGCCGATTACGCCGCGCTGCCGACGCCCGAACAGGTGGAGCTGCTGATGGCCGTGCGGCGGTCGAACCGGGCCCTGAAAAGGACTCCCGTGCCGCAGGAGATGCTGGACCGCATCGTTGCGGCGGCGGACCGCGCCCCGACGGCCAGCAACGCCCGGCAGCTGGGCTATACGCTGGTGACCGATCCGGAGAAGCTGCGGGGAATTACGGAGTACACCCTCGGGGTGTTCGGAAAGCTGGAAAAACGTCTGCGAAGTCCGCTCGTGCGGCCGTGGCTGAGCCGTATCGTGCCGGAGGTGTACCGCTATGTGCCCGTCTTCGAACGCCTGCGGCGTGAGTACGCCGAAGGCCGCGACCGCGTGCTGCGGGGTGCGACGGCGGTGCTGTTCATCCATGCCCCGAAAGAGAATCGTTTCGGGGCCGAGGATGCGAATCTGGCCTGTCAGAACGCTTCGCTGATGGCCGAGGCGCTGGGCGTGAGCCAGATCTACATGGGGTTCGTGCTGACGGCTCTCCGGCAGGACCGGGCGGCGCGGCTGAACGGGATGCTGGGGCTCGAAGGCCGCCGCATCTGTGCGGCGATGGCTTTCGGGATGCCGCAGTTCCGCTATCCCAACTACATCGACCGCAAGCCGGCCGAGGTGACGCACTTATAA
- a CDS encoding putative LPS assembly protein LptD, which yields MDRIRVKYLLSATVLLLFAQIVLGGAAPRAAFDGPVSDTLLTPLPTDTVSPSAAQAQAPSRREARRQAREEARRRAAFNALPQEERDSLFSAQVDSLVARKTDSLNMSRPDSLAADTLHRDTVKKPRPAGAFLDDPIAGKNTDSLVYDVRNKLVYIYNQGDVTYQNSNLKADFMRIDMNSKLVHAYGKPDSVEGKFIITKPEFSDGSASYQMDTITYNLDSKKAKIKGVATQQGDGWLVGGSVKKMPDNTINIQHGKYTTCDETDHPHFYLAMTKAKVIPGKKVVTGPAYLVMEDVPIYFLGIPEGFFPINMGPKSGLLMPTYGEEYSKGFFLRDLGYYFTLGEYADLAVRGGFYTLGSWEASAASRYIKRYKYSGSFNMQYSNVKTGEKGEDDYIKQSNFRIQWTHSQDAKANPGSTFSASVNFATSGYSRYSATNLNDILATQTNSTISYSKNWAGTPFSLSANMAISQNSQNKSISVTLPTVVFNVSRFYPFKRKEKTGKDRWYEKISVQYTGKMTNSVTTTESEIFSKKTLENMKNGIEHSIPISASFNLFNYINLSPSVNYNEKWYFKKVEYEWNPVTNQTDTLPTNYGFYRLYNYNLSVSASTTVYGMYDFTKKSRNRKIQAIRHTLTPSIGFSYAPDFSDPKYGYYKTRQTDSTGRFTTYSPYAVNAYGVPSSGRSMSMNFSLSQNLEMKVLSKRDTSGVKKIKLIDELRISGSYNFLADSMRLSTIPISFRTTLFNNFGINLSATLDPYRVSPEGKRYDKLFFPGRIVSTGWSFGYTFKSRADKSQPAMNDITSIPPEYMNPFYDPYGHMDPVLRRQYMAQSYYDFSLPWNFGFNYSVNYSISYVNNGTTGYRKNVTQTVGFNGSLNVTPKTGINFQGGFDIKQRKLTTSSVSITRDLHCWQMSFSWIPFGYHRSWSFNIGVKAASLSDLKYDKSQSMYDNMY from the coding sequence TTGGATAGAATTAGGGTAAAATATCTCCTGTCGGCGACGGTTCTGCTCCTGTTCGCCCAGATCGTCCTGGGCGGCGCGGCCCCCCGCGCGGCGTTCGACGGCCCCGTGTCCGACACCCTTCTGACTCCCCTCCCCACCGACACCGTGAGCCCGTCTGCGGCCCAAGCGCAAGCCCCCTCGCGGCGCGAAGCACGGCGGCAGGCCCGCGAAGAGGCCCGGCGGCGCGCCGCCTTCAACGCCCTGCCGCAGGAGGAGCGCGACTCGCTCTTCTCGGCGCAGGTCGATTCGCTCGTCGCCCGGAAAACCGACTCGCTGAACATGTCCCGCCCCGACTCGCTCGCCGCAGACACGCTGCACCGCGACACGGTCAAGAAACCGCGGCCCGCGGGCGCCTTCCTCGACGATCCGATCGCGGGCAAGAACACCGACTCGCTGGTCTACGACGTGCGCAACAAGCTGGTCTACATCTACAACCAGGGCGATGTCACCTATCAGAACAGCAACCTCAAGGCCGACTTCATGCGCATCGACATGAACTCGAAACTGGTCCACGCCTACGGCAAACCCGACTCGGTGGAGGGCAAGTTCATCATCACCAAGCCCGAGTTCTCCGACGGTTCGGCCTCCTACCAGATGGACACGATCACCTACAACCTCGACTCGAAGAAGGCCAAGATCAAGGGCGTGGCCACGCAGCAGGGCGACGGCTGGCTGGTGGGCGGCAGCGTGAAGAAGATGCCCGACAACACGATCAACATCCAGCACGGCAAATACACCACCTGCGACGAGACGGACCACCCGCACTTCTATCTGGCGATGACCAAGGCGAAAGTCATTCCGGGCAAGAAGGTCGTCACCGGCCCGGCCTACCTGGTGATGGAGGACGTGCCGATCTACTTCCTCGGCATCCCCGAGGGCTTCTTCCCGATCAACATGGGTCCCAAGTCGGGCCTGCTGATGCCGACCTACGGCGAGGAGTACTCCAAGGGATTCTTCCTGCGCGACCTGGGCTACTACTTCACGCTGGGCGAATACGCCGACCTGGCGGTGCGCGGCGGCTTCTACACGCTCGGTTCGTGGGAGGCATCGGCCGCCTCGCGCTACATCAAGCGCTACAAGTACAGCGGCAGTTTCAACATGCAGTATTCGAACGTCAAGACGGGCGAAAAGGGCGAGGACGACTACATCAAGCAGAGCAACTTCCGCATCCAGTGGACCCACTCGCAGGACGCCAAGGCCAACCCGGGTTCGACGTTCTCGGCCTCGGTGAACTTCGCCACCAGCGGTTACAGCCGCTATTCGGCCACCAACCTCAACGACATCCTCGCCACGCAGACCAACTCGACGATCTCCTACTCGAAGAACTGGGCCGGCACGCCTTTCTCGCTCTCGGCGAACATGGCCATCTCGCAGAACTCGCAGAACAAGTCGATCTCGGTGACGCTGCCGACGGTGGTGTTCAACGTCTCGCGCTTCTACCCCTTCAAACGCAAGGAGAAGACCGGCAAGGACCGCTGGTACGAGAAGATCTCGGTGCAGTACACGGGCAAGATGACCAACTCGGTGACCACCACCGAGTCGGAAATCTTCTCGAAGAAGACGCTCGAAAACATGAAGAACGGCATCGAGCACTCGATCCCCATCTCGGCGTCGTTCAACCTCTTCAACTACATCAACCTTTCGCCGTCGGTCAACTACAACGAAAAGTGGTACTTCAAGAAGGTCGAATACGAGTGGAACCCCGTCACGAACCAGACCGACACGCTGCCCACGAACTACGGTTTCTACCGCCTCTACAACTACAACCTCAGCGTCTCGGCCTCCACGACGGTCTACGGCATGTACGACTTCACGAAGAAGAGCCGCAACCGCAAGATCCAGGCGATCCGCCACACGCTGACCCCCTCGATCGGATTCTCCTACGCCCCGGATTTCAGCGACCCCAAATACGGCTACTACAAGACCCGCCAGACCGACTCGACGGGCCGTTTCACGACCTATTCGCCCTATGCCGTCAACGCCTACGGCGTTCCGTCGTCGGGACGCTCGATGTCGATGAACTTCTCGCTGTCGCAGAACCTCGAAATGAAGGTGCTCTCGAAACGCGACACCTCGGGCGTGAAGAAGATCAAGCTCATCGACGAACTGCGCATCAGCGGCTCGTACAACTTCCTGGCCGACTCGATGCGCCTGTCAACCATCCCGATCTCGTTCCGCACGACGCTGTTCAACAACTTCGGCATCAACCTCTCGGCGACGCTCGACCCCTACCGCGTCTCGCCCGAGGGCAAGCGCTACGACAAGCTCTTCTTCCCGGGGCGTATCGTCTCCACGGGCTGGTCGTTCGGCTACACCTTCAAGTCGCGCGCCGACAAGTCCCAGCCGGCCATGAACGACATCACGTCGATCCCTCCGGAGTACATGAACCCCTTCTACGACCCTTACGGGCACATGGACCCCGTGCTGCGGCGGCAGTACATGGCGCAGAGCTACTACGACTTCTCGCTGCCGTGGAACTTCGGCTTCAACTACTCGGTCAACTACTCGATCTCCTACGTCAACAACGGCACGACGGGCTACCGCAAGAACGTCACCCAGACGGTCGGGTTCAACGGCTCGCTGAATGTCACGCCCAAAACCGGCATTAATTTCCAGGGCGGCTTCGACATCAAGCAACGGAAACTCACGACCTCGTCGGTCTCCATCACGCGCGACCTCCACTGCTGGCAGATGTCCTTCTCGTGGATACCGTTCGGCTACCACCGTTCGTGGAGTTTCAACATCGGCGTCAAGGCCGCGTCGCTCTCCGACCTGAAATACGACAAGTCGCAGTCGATGTACGACAACATGTACTAA
- a CDS encoding N-acetylmuramoyl-L-alanine amidase, with translation MRTRLLLLLLFAAAIVFTNVAAAENIAHGFEVVVIDAGHGGKFPGAHYGGVYEKDLTLKVALKLGKLIEDGMPGVKVVYTRKTDKELGKDLASDLQARADIANKAGGDLFISIHVNAAPVAAARGVETLIMGESPKEQLYNENALYESNREDLIDMSDERTAAIVRAYIQNLQFTYGEYSMALARCIQNNYLKAGRHSRGIKPQLLRVLYATDMPGVLTEIGFMSNPQEAAYMKSEKGQNEIARSLYRAVRDYSSYVIGTRMAGEEQAKPAAPEPAAETPKPKTEPAKPKEKPAAEKPKADAAKPAAEKPVRKPVAQPLRYTVQVMASASPVSVSSAQFRDYKGKVKQFTSEGRFPYKYCVGEYETRAAAQRKAAEVRRVFPEAFVVSCRGTQIVK, from the coding sequence ATGCGCACACGACTCTTGTTGCTACTCCTCTTCGCAGCCGCAATCGTTTTTACCAACGTTGCCGCCGCAGAGAATATTGCGCACGGCTTCGAAGTCGTGGTGATCGACGCAGGACACGGAGGCAAATTTCCCGGGGCGCATTACGGGGGAGTCTATGAAAAGGACCTGACGCTGAAGGTGGCCTTGAAGCTGGGCAAACTCATCGAAGATGGGATGCCGGGCGTGAAGGTGGTCTACACCCGCAAGACGGACAAGGAGCTGGGGAAGGACCTGGCTTCGGACTTGCAGGCGCGTGCCGACATCGCCAACAAGGCCGGGGGCGACCTCTTCATCTCGATCCACGTCAATGCGGCGCCCGTCGCGGCGGCCCGGGGCGTCGAGACGCTCATCATGGGCGAGAGCCCCAAGGAGCAGCTTTACAACGAGAACGCCCTCTACGAGAGCAACCGCGAGGACCTGATCGACATGTCCGACGAGCGGACGGCGGCCATCGTGCGGGCCTATATCCAGAACTTGCAGTTCACCTACGGCGAGTACAGCATGGCCCTGGCCCGCTGCATCCAGAACAATTACCTGAAAGCCGGGCGTCATTCGCGCGGCATCAAACCGCAGCTGCTGCGCGTGCTCTACGCTACGGACATGCCGGGCGTGCTGACCGAGATCGGATTCATGTCCAACCCGCAGGAGGCGGCCTACATGAAGTCGGAGAAGGGGCAGAACGAGATCGCCCGCTCGCTTTACCGGGCCGTGCGGGACTATTCGTCCTATGTGATCGGGACGCGCATGGCCGGGGAGGAGCAGGCGAAGCCCGCCGCTCCGGAACCCGCGGCCGAGACGCCGAAGCCGAAAACGGAGCCCGCGAAGCCGAAAGAGAAACCCGCCGCGGAGAAACCGAAAGCGGATGCCGCGAAACCGGCCGCTGAAAAACCGGTGCGGAAGCCTGTCGCACAACCCTTGCGCTACACGGTGCAGGTGATGGCCTCGGCGTCGCCGGTGTCCGTCTCCTCGGCGCAGTTCCGCGACTACAAGGGCAAGGTGAAGCAGTTCACTTCCGAGGGGCGTTTCCCCTACAAATACTGTGTGGGAGAATACGAAACCCGCGCCGCGGCCCAGCGCAAGGCGGCCGAGGTCCGCAGGGTATTCCCGGAGGCTTTCGTGGTGAGCTGCCGGGGAACGCAAATCGTAAAATAA
- a CDS encoding MlaD family protein, whose protein sequence is MKREAKIGIFAVAMLIAAWAGIRFLKGFDIFSRNSVYYAAYDQINGVQTASPIMMKGVKIGTVTGISFDPGRSDNVVLQLTVKRQYRIPTDSEAKIFSNSLMGSKAIEITYGSAHTYLEKGDTLRSSRDRDLMDMAGSELDFFKQKISQVTGDLSRTLTNLNDLLEANAQSITGTLGHLDTVTGDLAGILDAEKHNLKAAVENLTAFSAMLGENAPRVDSIVGSVNRIAADLADGGFARQLSDAVGEVNGLLARIGSGEGTVGKLLNDAALYDSLTEASDNLASLLANLEQYPGRYVHFSLFGRSPEKMQEKADRKAAKAAARAERDSVKLKMKN, encoded by the coding sequence ATGAAGAGAGAAGCTAAAATCGGAATTTTCGCCGTGGCGATGCTCATCGCCGCATGGGCCGGAATCCGGTTTTTGAAAGGATTCGACATTTTCAGCCGCAATTCGGTCTATTACGCCGCCTATGACCAGATCAACGGCGTGCAGACGGCCTCGCCGATCATGATGAAGGGCGTGAAGATCGGTACGGTGACGGGCATTTCGTTCGATCCCGGGCGCAGCGACAACGTCGTGCTGCAACTGACCGTCAAACGCCAGTACCGGATTCCGACCGATTCCGAGGCCAAGATATTCAGCAACAGCCTGATGGGGTCGAAAGCCATCGAGATCACCTACGGTTCGGCCCATACCTATCTCGAAAAGGGCGACACGCTGCGTTCGAGCCGCGACCGCGATCTGATGGACATGGCGGGATCGGAGCTGGATTTCTTCAAGCAGAAGATCTCGCAGGTGACGGGCGACCTTTCGCGCACGCTGACGAACCTCAATGACCTGCTGGAGGCCAATGCGCAGAGCATCACCGGGACGCTGGGCCATCTGGATACCGTCACGGGCGACCTGGCCGGGATTCTCGACGCCGAGAAACACAATCTGAAAGCCGCCGTGGAGAATCTTACGGCCTTTTCCGCGATGCTCGGCGAGAACGCCCCGCGCGTGGACAGCATCGTGGGGAGCGTGAACCGCATCGCCGCGGATCTGGCCGACGGCGGATTCGCGCGGCAGCTCTCCGATGCGGTCGGCGAGGTCAACGGTCTGCTGGCCCGCATCGGGTCGGGTGAGGGAACCGTCGGCAAGCTGCTGAACGACGCTGCGCTCTACGATTCGCTGACCGAGGCGAGCGACAACCTCGCGTCGCTGCTGGCCAATCTCGAACAGTACCCCGGCCGTTACGTCCACTTCTCGCTCTTCGGGCGCAGTCCGGAGAAGATGCAGGAGAAGGCCGACCGGAAAGCCGCCAAGGCGGCCGCCCGGGCCGAGCGGGACTCAGTGAAATTAAAAATGAAGAATTAA
- a CDS encoding endonuclease MutS2, which produces MIYPATFEQKIGFDRLREQVAARCTMRAARGRLAAEGFSTSPREIERRLALADEMRLVLEMERDFPGGEYPDVDYVVAKLRVEGSFLDVEEVVTLHKALSVVGGIVAFILGREERYPTLCARTRGVAAFPEIVQRIDAILDRFGNVRDNASPALQEIRRAIREREGQAAKRLQAVLASAKGAGIVDADAQISIRDGRAVIPVAAGNKRKLNGFIHDESATGKTFYIEPVEVVEINNELRELEYAERREIVRILTEFTETIRPDAGLIADSGDYLAEMDMLRAKGRWASENRCVRPILSTDDRLVLKNARHPLLQQTLKASGREIVPLDLQLDRRKHILVISGPNAGGKSVCLKTTGIVQYMFQCGFPVPASEVSELPVFESIFIDIGDEQSIDNDLSTYSSHLLNMKNMLAGASDRTLVLIDEFGSGTEPVIGGAIAEAILERLLAKGCYGVITTHYANIKYYASSAEGIANGAMMFDVQNIRPLFRLETGKPGSSFAVEIARKIGLPEEIIRAASEKAGSDHINIEKQLREIARDKHYWEQKRDRIRLTDRKVEELEQNYAEQLAKIRAERQEILKKAKQEAQQLIADANRQIENTIRTIREAQAEKELTRLARRELDDFRETVEQADSSEKEAAVAREIERIERRRQRRDERKARQGAKAAEAPAPVPEKPREAVVGSKVRMAGQEMVGVVQSVKGNRAQVAFGQILTTVDKSRLTVVSNNEYREATRPVTARTVVSVDISSRKLNFKDHIDVRGMRASEALDMVQNFIDDALMVGVGSVSILHGKGTGALKEEIRRYLRTVPEIASAVDEHADRGGAGITIITFKQD; this is translated from the coding sequence ATGATTTATCCTGCCACATTCGAGCAGAAAATAGGTTTTGACCGGCTCCGTGAGCAGGTCGCGGCCCGTTGCACCATGCGTGCCGCCCGCGGGCGGCTTGCCGCCGAGGGCTTTTCGACCTCGCCTCGCGAGATCGAACGGCGGCTGGCGCTGGCCGACGAGATGCGACTCGTGCTCGAGATGGAGCGCGATTTTCCCGGGGGAGAGTATCCCGACGTCGATTACGTCGTCGCCAAACTGCGTGTCGAGGGTTCGTTCCTCGACGTGGAGGAGGTCGTGACCCTGCACAAGGCGCTGTCGGTCGTCGGCGGCATCGTCGCCTTTATCCTCGGCCGCGAAGAACGCTATCCGACGCTCTGCGCCCGCACGCGCGGCGTGGCGGCGTTCCCGGAGATCGTGCAGCGCATCGACGCCATTCTGGACCGCTTCGGGAACGTGAGGGACAACGCTTCGCCGGCGTTGCAGGAGATTCGCCGGGCCATCCGTGAACGCGAGGGGCAGGCGGCCAAGCGCCTGCAGGCCGTGCTGGCCTCGGCCAAGGGGGCGGGCATCGTCGACGCCGACGCCCAGATATCGATCCGCGACGGGCGGGCCGTGATTCCGGTCGCGGCGGGTAACAAACGCAAACTCAACGGATTCATCCACGACGAGTCGGCGACGGGAAAGACCTTCTACATCGAGCCGGTCGAGGTGGTGGAGATCAACAACGAACTGCGCGAACTGGAGTATGCCGAGCGACGCGAGATCGTGCGCATCCTGACCGAGTTCACCGAGACGATCCGTCCCGACGCCGGGCTGATCGCCGATTCGGGCGATTATCTCGCGGAGATGGACATGCTGCGCGCCAAAGGGCGCTGGGCCTCGGAGAACCGTTGCGTGCGGCCGATCCTCTCGACCGACGACCGGCTGGTGCTTAAGAACGCCCGCCACCCGCTGCTGCAGCAGACGCTGAAAGCCTCGGGGCGCGAGATCGTGCCGCTGGACCTGCAGCTGGACCGCCGCAAGCATATCCTCGTCATTTCGGGCCCCAATGCCGGCGGCAAGTCGGTCTGCCTGAAAACTACGGGTATCGTGCAGTATATGTTCCAGTGCGGGTTCCCGGTTCCGGCCTCGGAGGTTTCGGAACTGCCCGTGTTCGAAAGCATCTTCATCGACATCGGCGACGAGCAGTCGATCGACAACGACCTTTCGACCTATTCGTCCCACCTGCTGAACATGAAAAACATGCTGGCGGGGGCTTCGGACCGGACGCTGGTGCTGATCGACGAGTTCGGGTCGGGAACCGAGCCCGTCATCGGCGGGGCCATCGCCGAGGCGATTCTCGAACGCCTGCTGGCGAAGGGGTGCTACGGCGTCATCACGACCCACTACGCCAATATCAAATACTATGCGTCGTCGGCCGAGGGCATCGCCAACGGCGCGATGATGTTCGACGTGCAGAACATCCGGCCGCTGTTCCGGCTGGAGACGGGCAAGCCGGGCAGTTCGTTCGCCGTGGAGATCGCCCGCAAGATCGGGTTGCCGGAGGAGATCATCCGCGCAGCGAGCGAGAAGGCCGGGTCGGACCATATCAACATCGAAAAGCAGCTGCGCGAGATCGCCCGCGACAAGCACTACTGGGAGCAGAAGCGCGACCGCATCCGCCTGACGGACCGCAAGGTCGAGGAGCTGGAACAGAACTACGCCGAACAGCTGGCGAAGATACGCGCCGAGCGGCAGGAGATACTGAAAAAGGCCAAACAGGAGGCGCAGCAGCTGATCGCCGATGCCAACCGGCAGATCGAGAACACGATCCGGACGATCCGCGAAGCGCAGGCCGAGAAGGAGCTGACGCGGCTGGCGCGGAGGGAGCTGGACGATTTCCGCGAGACGGTCGAGCAGGCCGATTCGTCGGAGAAGGAGGCCGCCGTGGCCCGCGAGATCGAGCGGATCGAACGCCGCCGCCAGCGGCGCGACGAGCGCAAGGCCCGGCAGGGGGCGAAAGCCGCCGAAGCGCCTGCACCCGTGCCCGAGAAGCCGCGCGAGGCGGTGGTCGGGTCGAAGGTCCGCATGGCCGGGCAGGAGATGGTCGGCGTGGTGCAGTCGGTGAAGGGCAATCGGGCGCAGGTGGCCTTCGGGCAGATTCTGACGACGGTGGACAAGAGCCGGCTGACGGTGGTCTCGAACAACGAATACCGCGAGGCGACGCGCCCTGTGACGGCCCGGACGGTGGTGTCGGTGGACATTTCGTCGCGCAAGCTCAACTTCAAGGACCACATCGACGTGCGCGGCATGCGGGCGTCGGAAGCGCTGGACATGGTGCAGAATTTCATCGACGACGCGCTGATGGTCGGCGTGGGGTCGGTGTCGATTCTCCACGGCAAGGGCACGGGGGCTTTGAAGGAGGAGATCCGCCGTTACCTGCGCACGGTGCCGGAGATCGCTTCGGCGGTCGACGAGCATGCCGACCGCGGCGGAGCGGGAATAACGATAATTACGTTTAAGCAGGATTAG